A part of Ictalurus furcatus strain D&B chromosome 8, Billie_1.0, whole genome shotgun sequence genomic DNA contains:
- the timm8a gene encoding mitochondrial import inner membrane translocase subunit Tim8 A isoform X2 — protein sequence MINLTYAKLMESEGVRTDPQLQQFIEIESQKQRFQQLVHQMTEVCWTMERD from the exons ATGATAAATTTGACCTACGCTAAACTAATGGAGAGTGAAGGCGTGAGGACTGACCCCCAGCTTCAGCAATTCATTGAAATTGAGTCTCAAAAGCAAAGGTTTCAGCAGCTGGTACACCAAATGACAGAAGTCTGTTGG ACAATGGAACGCGACTAA
- the timm8a gene encoding mitochondrial import inner membrane translocase subunit Tim8 A isoform X1 — protein sequence MINLTYAKLMESEGVRTDPQLQQFIEIESQKQRFQQLVHQMTEVCWEKCMDKPGPKLDSRTEVCFLNCVERFIDTSQFILNRLEHTQKTRDSFSDTITD from the exons ATGATAAATTTGACCTACGCTAAACTAATGGAGAGTGAAGGCGTGAGGACTGACCCCCAGCTTCAGCAATTCATTGAAATTGAGTCTCAAAAGCAAAGGTTTCAGCAGCTGGTACACCAAATGACAGAAGTCTGTTGG GAGAAATGCATGGATAAGCCTGGTCCGAAGCTTGACTCAAGGACAGAAGTATGTTTTCTCAATTGTGTTGAACGTTTCATTGACACAAGCCAATTCATCCTCAACAGACTTGAACACACTCAGAAGACAAGAGACTCCTTCTCAGACACCATAACAGACTAA